The genomic region TGTTTCGTTTCAAAAGGCCAAACTTTTATACAAGGTGGCTTATTGGTTAAAGGAATTGAAGCTGCATTTGGAAGGGGCGACCAATCTGTAAAAGGTGGTTTGGGTGTTGATTTTCAAATCGGGAAGTTTATTAACGAAAAGAAAATGAGGTCTTTTACAATCAATTATAGATTTGGCAGGAAACATTCTCCTGAGAATGATAAAGTGTTTGTTTATGACCCAAATACCTCATTAAGTACTGAATACAATATAAAACGGACAGCAACAAGCTCGGTACTTTCTCTAGGTTATGAGCGAAAAAGTTGTTTTGCAAATACTGAATTTGATGATGTTTGGCAGTACTATAATATAATTAGTTACATGCTTTCTTTAACAACTGTAAAAGAAGAAATAGATAATTCTGTAAAACTACCAACGAGCTACGAATACGATTATCAAGGTACGCACTTTGGTTTGCTTGATGTTACCGCAGGATTTGGTATGGCCAGAAAATTTAATATGAATTCTTATGCCTTTGCTGAGGCAAGATTATTCTTTCCGCTAATAGACCAAGGTGATTTTTATCCGGGTGCAGGCATACGTTTTAATTTTGGAGTAAGGCACTTTATAAATTAATACTTTGGGGCTTTAGTATTTGTGGTTTCTTTGCATCTTTGCAAAAAGCATGAAAGATTTTATTACCTGGCTGATGCGCAATGTGCCACGGCCCGTATTGATTAGGTTTAGCTACGTTTTTAACAAATTCTCGCCCCTTTTTTTAAAGGGTGATAAAGTACAATGTCCCGTTTGCGAAGGTAATTTTAAGTACCTTTTACCCTACGGTGCCGTAAAACGCCGCGATAATGTGTTGTGCCCCAAATGTCTTTCGTTGGAGAGACATAGGCTTTTATGGTTGTTTTTAAACCAAAAGACAAACTTTTTTACCGATAAGATTAACCTGTTGCACATAGCACCCGAGCAATGCTTTTACTCACGCTTCCGCAAACAGGCGAACTTAAATTACCTTACCGCTGATTTAAATTCTCCGTTGGCGGATGTAAAAATGGACATCCACAAAATGCCGTTTGAGGATAATCGTTTTGATGCAGTGTTATGTAACCACGTGTTAGAACACGTTGACGACAGCCATAAATCAATGACTGAAATATACCGTGTGCTAAAACCCGGCGGATGGGCAGTGATGCAGGTGCCTTTGGACACTACAAGGGCAACCACTTACGAAGACCCAAGCATAACCAGCCCCGAAGACCGCGAAAAACATTACTGGCAAAAAGATCACGTTCGTTTGTTTGGGTTAGATTACCCTGATAAGCTTGCTGCTGCCGGATTTACTGTAATTCCTGTAGATTTAACTGCCGAGTTGCCCGCTGAGATGGTTGAGAAATACCGACT from Bacteroidota bacterium harbors:
- a CDS encoding methyltransferase domain-containing protein codes for the protein MKDFITWLMRNVPRPVLIRFSYVFNKFSPLFLKGDKVQCPVCEGNFKYLLPYGAVKRRDNVLCPKCLSLERHRLLWLFLNQKTNFFTDKINLLHIAPEQCFYSRFRKQANLNYLTADLNSPLADVKMDIHKMPFEDNRFDAVLCNHVLEHVDDSHKSMTEIYRVLKPGGWAVMQVPLDTTRATTYEDPSITSPEDREKHYWQKDHVRLFGLDYPDKLAAAGFTVIPVDLTAELPAEMVEKYRLSKGEVIYWCKK